One part of the Verrucomicrobiota bacterium genome encodes these proteins:
- the ileS gene encoding isoleucine--tRNA ligase yields MSVNYKDTLNLPKTEFPMKADLPKREPSFLERWNQTKIYDQLLSARKHSPKFILHDGPPFANGDAHMGHALNMTLKDIVLKSKNMSGFYSPFVPGWDCHGLPIEFKVTKDLGNKARTMSVAEIRGACDTYARKYINLQREQFKRLGVFGEWDNPYLTIDPRYEAEVIRTFADLVEKDMVYASQKPVLWSTGAQTALAEAEVEYLDHQTPAIYVKFPTPNAAEALGLEQLRNLSVSLMIWTTTPWTLPANLAIAARSDIDYAVLSNGKDAIIVAKALAEKIAALEPSQAYTQIALVEGKSLEKIGKAKHPFLEGRESTILFGDHFVTTETGTGLVHIAPGHGKDDYDVGKHLGVISPVNDYGKFTDEVGIDWLVGKYVFDANREIVDKLLIPTGALYHEALFKHTYPHCWRSKTPIVFRAVEQWFIRIDGSGLKEKALSEIKKVKWVPDWGQNRISGAVESRGDWCISRQRTWGVPLPAFYDAEGKGVLNADAIRKLADLVEKEGTNVWFASEPAQLARTLGLPDADNLTKKNDTIDVWIDSGSSQRAVEKTHPEIKFPVDMYLEGSDQHRGWFQSSLLLSVATLGRAPYKEVLTNGFVVDLDGKKLSKSGTGYQKPIDMMSMINLYGADILRLWVASENYQNDVPWSEEIFKHVSGSYRTIRNTLRILHANLYDFNEAQDSLSLNPAQIAPETAAFVELDRYILSKLQALIGECRKAYDEYEFHKVYHLVNSFCTIELSSLYVDISKDRMYCDIPHSARRRATQTVMLEVLKAITLLIAPIMPYTSEEMWGYISNTAESVSPENISRESVHLQLFPEARQDLIDTNLEEKFALRLKIREKISAELEKLRAAKTIGKAIDAWVEYKPSDDAERNLLAGKEDAFAEFIIVSDFKLLPADAAETVKVTPATQVAQKCARSWKYDRSVGTNLKYPDLTSRDVEAVEYFSSRVAPTA; encoded by the coding sequence ATGTCAGTGAATTATAAAGATACCTTGAACTTACCGAAAACTGAATTCCCCATGAAGGCGGATTTACCCAAGCGCGAACCCTCCTTCCTCGAACGCTGGAATCAGACTAAAATTTACGATCAACTCCTTTCTGCACGCAAGCACTCCCCCAAATTCATCTTGCACGATGGTCCCCCTTTCGCCAATGGGGACGCCCACATGGGGCATGCGCTGAATATGACACTCAAGGACATCGTCCTGAAGAGTAAAAATATGTCAGGATTCTACAGCCCTTTTGTTCCCGGCTGGGATTGCCATGGACTCCCGATTGAATTCAAAGTAACCAAAGACCTCGGTAACAAAGCTCGTACAATGTCCGTGGCAGAAATCCGAGGGGCCTGTGATACTTATGCCCGGAAATATATTAACCTCCAGAGGGAGCAATTTAAACGTCTCGGTGTCTTCGGTGAATGGGACAATCCTTATCTGACCATCGACCCGCGCTACGAGGCCGAGGTCATCCGCACTTTTGCCGATCTCGTCGAAAAAGACATGGTTTACGCGAGCCAAAAACCTGTTCTCTGGAGCACGGGTGCCCAGACCGCCCTCGCTGAAGCTGAGGTCGAATACCTCGACCACCAGACCCCTGCGATTTATGTAAAGTTCCCGACCCCGAATGCTGCAGAAGCCCTCGGTCTGGAGCAATTGCGCAATTTGTCCGTGTCCCTGATGATCTGGACGACGACTCCTTGGACTTTGCCGGCAAACCTCGCGATAGCGGCACGATCGGATATTGATTATGCCGTCTTGTCTAATGGCAAGGACGCGATCATCGTCGCAAAAGCCCTCGCTGAAAAGATCGCCGCCCTGGAGCCCTCACAGGCCTACACACAAATCGCCCTGGTCGAAGGCAAATCGCTCGAGAAAATCGGCAAAGCAAAACATCCTTTCCTCGAAGGCCGTGAATCAACCATTCTTTTCGGTGATCATTTTGTCACGACAGAAACCGGAACCGGACTGGTCCACATTGCCCCCGGACACGGGAAAGACGACTATGATGTCGGTAAACATTTGGGAGTCATTTCTCCCGTCAATGATTACGGGAAATTTACGGATGAAGTCGGTATCGACTGGCTGGTCGGCAAATATGTCTTTGACGCCAACCGTGAAATCGTGGACAAATTGCTCATCCCTACCGGAGCCCTCTATCATGAGGCACTCTTCAAACACACCTATCCCCACTGCTGGCGCTCAAAAACGCCGATTGTTTTCCGCGCCGTAGAGCAATGGTTTATCAGGATCGACGGCTCCGGCCTCAAAGAAAAAGCCTTGTCCGAGATCAAGAAGGTCAAATGGGTTCCAGACTGGGGACAAAACAGGATCTCCGGGGCTGTGGAATCCCGGGGTGACTGGTGTATCTCCCGCCAACGCACTTGGGGTGTCCCTCTCCCCGCTTTTTATGATGCCGAAGGCAAAGGAGTCCTCAATGCCGACGCGATCCGCAAACTCGCCGATTTGGTCGAGAAGGAAGGTACCAATGTCTGGTTCGCTAGTGAACCTGCCCAGCTCGCCCGCACACTCGGCCTGCCCGATGCTGATAATCTGACCAAGAAAAACGACACGATCGACGTCTGGATCGACTCAGGCTCATCCCAACGCGCCGTGGAAAAGACCCACCCGGAAATTAAATTCCCCGTGGACATGTACTTGGAAGGCAGCGACCAACACCGTGGGTGGTTCCAGTCCTCCCTCCTTTTATCCGTCGCAACACTCGGACGTGCTCCTTACAAGGAAGTGTTAACCAACGGGTTTGTCGTCGATCTCGACGGGAAAAAACTTTCAAAGTCGGGAACCGGTTACCAGAAACCAATCGACATGATGAGCATGATCAATCTCTACGGGGCTGATATTCTACGCTTGTGGGTGGCGTCGGAGAATTACCAGAATGATGTCCCTTGGTCAGAAGAGATTTTTAAACATGTGAGCGGTTCCTACCGCACGATCCGTAATACCCTGCGTATCCTCCATGCAAATCTCTATGACTTCAATGAGGCTCAGGATTCGCTCAGCTTGAACCCCGCGCAAATCGCTCCGGAAACAGCCGCTTTTGTCGAACTCGACCGCTATATCCTGAGCAAATTGCAGGCATTGATCGGTGAATGTCGCAAAGCCTATGATGAATATGAGTTCCACAAGGTGTATCATTTGGTGAATTCATTCTGCACGATCGAACTGAGTTCCCTTTACGTGGATATTAGTAAGGACCGCATGTATTGCGACATTCCCCACTCTGCACGGCGCAGGGCCACCCAGACGGTCATGCTGGAGGTATTAAAGGCGATCACCCTCCTGATCGCCCCCATCATGCCATACACCTCAGAAGAAATGTGGGGCTATATTTCTAATACAGCAGAGTCCGTATCCCCGGAAAATATCTCAAGGGAGAGTGTTCACCTCCAGCTTTTCCCTGAAGCCCGGCAAGACCTCATCGACACTAATCTCGAGGAGAAATTTGCCTTGCGCCTGAAAATCCGCGAGAAAATCTCTGCCGAGCTCGAAAAGCTCCGTGCGGCCAAAACAATCGGTAAAGCCATTGATGCGTGGGTAGAATACAAACCCTCAGACGATGCCGAACGCAATTTGCTCGCCGGAAAAGAAGATGCCTTTGCGGAATTCATCATCGTGTCGGATTTTAAACTCCTGCCAGCTGACGCGGCTGAAACGGTGAAAGTCACCCCGGCCACCCAAGTCGCCCAAAAATGTGCACGTTCATGGAAGTATGACCGCTCCGTGGGCACGAATCTGAAATACCCCGACCTGACTTCACGCGATGTGGAGGCGGTGGAATATTTCTCGTCCCGAGTAGCACCTACTGCTTAG